One genomic window of Salvia miltiorrhiza cultivar Shanhuang (shh) chromosome 4, IMPLAD_Smil_shh, whole genome shotgun sequence includes the following:
- the LOC131022218 gene encoding carotenoid 9,10(9',10')-cleavage dioxygenase-like isoform X1, with translation MPSCREELYFQNMERTHGGALLVRPEPKSGLISSAIDCLEWAFVKLMHHPKQPSPCLSGNFAPVDETHPLSDLVVRGNLPECLNGEIVRVGPNPKFAPVAGYHWFDGDGMVHGVRIKNGKATYVSRFVKTSRLKQEEIYGGSKFVKIGDLRGFFGLIMVTMQLLRTKLKVLDASYGNGTANTALVYHHGKLLVLGEADKPYVIRVLEDGDLQTIGMMDYDKRLSHSFTAHPKVDPLTGEMFTFGYSRTPPYITYRVISKEGVMQEPVPITIPEPIMMHDFAITENYAIFMDLPLYFKPKSWSSIFFQEMIKENKFVYTYDRTKEARFGILPRYAENEMLIKWFELPNCFIFHNANAWEEGDEVVLISCRLENADLDIFNGSVKEKFENFKNELYEMRFNLKNGLASQKRLSTSAVDFPTVNERYTGRKQRYVYGSILDDYPKVSGIIKFDLQAEPDTKKEKLEVGGNVINIFDLGPGRFGSEVIFVPRHPDNTCEEDDGYLIFFVHDESTGKSAVNVIDAKTMSADPVAVVELPRRVPYGFHAFFVTEEQLQEQA, from the exons ATGCCCAGCTGTAGAGAAGAGCTCTACTTCCAGAATATGGAGAGAACCCACGGCGGCGCATTGCTGGTGCGACCGGAGCCGAAATCCGGCCTTATTTCATCGGCGATAGACTGCTTGGAATGGGCATTTGTGAAGCTGATGCACCATCCCAAGCAGCCCTCTCCCTGTCTTTCCGGTAACTTCGCCCCCGTCGATGAGACTCATCCTCTCTCCGATCTCGTCGTTAGAGGAAATCTCCCG GAATGCCTCAACGGTGAGATCGTCAGGGTCGGCCCGAACCCGAAGTTTGCTCCGGTTGCTGGATATCATTG GTTTGATGGAGATGG AATGGTTCATGGTGTGCGCATAAAAAATGGGAAAGCAACCTATGTCTCCCGCTTTGTGAAGACATCACGGCTCAAACAAGAGGAGATTTATGGGGGATCAAAATTTGTGAAG ATTGGTGACTTGAGAGGGTTTTTTGGACTTATCATGGTTACTATGCAACTGCTAAGGACAAAACTCAAAGTACTGGATGCTTCCTATGGAAATGGCACAG CTAATACAGCTCTAGTATATCATCATGGGAAGCTTTTGGTGCTTGGTGAGGCAGATAAACCAT ATGTTATCAGAGTTTTGGAAGATGGAGATCTGCAGACCATTGGCATGATGGATTACGACAAAAGACTGTCACATTCCTTTACTGCTCATCCAAAGGTGGATCCCCTCACCG GGGAAATGTTTACCTTTGGATATTCTCGTACACCACCATATATCACATACAGAGTCATATCAAAGGAAGGGGTAATGCAGGAACCAGTGCCGATAACAATACCAGAACCAATCATGATGCATGATTTTGCCATCACTGAAAATTATGCGATTTTTATGGATCTACCGTTGTACTTCAAGCCAAAG TCATGGTCATCAATTTTCTTCCAGGAGATGATAAAGGAAAATAAGTTTGTTTACACTTATGATCGTACTAAGGAAGCTCGTTTTGGGATTCTTCCACGATATGCTGAAAATGAGATGCTAATAAAGTGGTTTGAGCTTCCAAATTGCTTCATATTCCACAATG CAAATGCTTGGGAGGAAGGAGACGAAGTAGTTCTTATCAGCTGTCGGCTTGAAAATGCTGATCTTGACATTTTCAACGGCTCTGTAAAAGAAAAGTTTgagaattttaaaaatgaacT GTATGAGATGAGATTCAACCTTAAAAATGGTCTGGCTTCACAGAAAAGATTATCTACATCCGCTGTAGATTTTCCCACAGTGAATGAACGCTACACAGGCAG GAAACAAAGATACGTATATGGCTCCATATTGGACGATTATCCTAAGGTATCTGGTattatcaaatttgatttaCAAGCAGAACCAGACACTAAAAAGGAAAAGCTTGAAGTGGGGGGTAATGTCATCAACATCTTTGATCTCGGACCTGGGAGGTTCGGATCAGAGGTGATCTTTGTTCCCCGGCATCCTGATAATACatgtgaagaagatgatggCTACTTGATTTTCTTTGTCCATGACGAGAGCACCGG GAAGTCAGCAGTAAACGTAATTGATGCAAAAACAATGTCAGCCGATCCTGTTGCTGTAGTGGAACTTCCCAGAAGAGTCCCATATGGTTTCCATGCCTTCTTTGTAACTGAG GAACAACTTCAAGAACAGGCTTAG
- the LOC131022218 gene encoding carotenoid 9,10(9',10')-cleavage dioxygenase-like isoform X2, whose amino-acid sequence MPSCREELYFQNMERTHGGALLVRPEPKSGLISSAIDCLEWAFVKLMHHPKQPSPCLSGNFAPVDETHPLSDLVVRGNLPECLNGEIVRVGPNPKFAPVAGYHWFDGDGMVHGVRIKNGKATYVSRFVKTSRLKQEEIYGGSKFVKIGDLRGFFGLIMVTMQLLRTKLKVLDASYGNGTANTALVYHHGKLLVLGEADKPYVIRVLEDGDLQTIGMMDYDKRLSHSFTAHPKVDPLTGEMFTFGYSRTPPYITYRVISKEGVMQEPVPITIPEPIMMHDFAITENYAIFMDLPLYFKPKEMIKENKFVYTYDRTKEARFGILPRYAENEMLIKWFELPNCFIFHNANAWEEGDEVVLISCRLENADLDIFNGSVKEKFENFKNELYEMRFNLKNGLASQKRLSTSAVDFPTVNERYTGRKQRYVYGSILDDYPKVSGIIKFDLQAEPDTKKEKLEVGGNVINIFDLGPGRFGSEVIFVPRHPDNTCEEDDGYLIFFVHDESTGKSAVNVIDAKTMSADPVAVVELPRRVPYGFHAFFVTEEQLQEQA is encoded by the exons ATGCCCAGCTGTAGAGAAGAGCTCTACTTCCAGAATATGGAGAGAACCCACGGCGGCGCATTGCTGGTGCGACCGGAGCCGAAATCCGGCCTTATTTCATCGGCGATAGACTGCTTGGAATGGGCATTTGTGAAGCTGATGCACCATCCCAAGCAGCCCTCTCCCTGTCTTTCCGGTAACTTCGCCCCCGTCGATGAGACTCATCCTCTCTCCGATCTCGTCGTTAGAGGAAATCTCCCG GAATGCCTCAACGGTGAGATCGTCAGGGTCGGCCCGAACCCGAAGTTTGCTCCGGTTGCTGGATATCATTG GTTTGATGGAGATGG AATGGTTCATGGTGTGCGCATAAAAAATGGGAAAGCAACCTATGTCTCCCGCTTTGTGAAGACATCACGGCTCAAACAAGAGGAGATTTATGGGGGATCAAAATTTGTGAAG ATTGGTGACTTGAGAGGGTTTTTTGGACTTATCATGGTTACTATGCAACTGCTAAGGACAAAACTCAAAGTACTGGATGCTTCCTATGGAAATGGCACAG CTAATACAGCTCTAGTATATCATCATGGGAAGCTTTTGGTGCTTGGTGAGGCAGATAAACCAT ATGTTATCAGAGTTTTGGAAGATGGAGATCTGCAGACCATTGGCATGATGGATTACGACAAAAGACTGTCACATTCCTTTACTGCTCATCCAAAGGTGGATCCCCTCACCG GGGAAATGTTTACCTTTGGATATTCTCGTACACCACCATATATCACATACAGAGTCATATCAAAGGAAGGGGTAATGCAGGAACCAGTGCCGATAACAATACCAGAACCAATCATGATGCATGATTTTGCCATCACTGAAAATTATGCGATTTTTATGGATCTACCGTTGTACTTCAAGCCAAAG GAGATGATAAAGGAAAATAAGTTTGTTTACACTTATGATCGTACTAAGGAAGCTCGTTTTGGGATTCTTCCACGATATGCTGAAAATGAGATGCTAATAAAGTGGTTTGAGCTTCCAAATTGCTTCATATTCCACAATG CAAATGCTTGGGAGGAAGGAGACGAAGTAGTTCTTATCAGCTGTCGGCTTGAAAATGCTGATCTTGACATTTTCAACGGCTCTGTAAAAGAAAAGTTTgagaattttaaaaatgaacT GTATGAGATGAGATTCAACCTTAAAAATGGTCTGGCTTCACAGAAAAGATTATCTACATCCGCTGTAGATTTTCCCACAGTGAATGAACGCTACACAGGCAG GAAACAAAGATACGTATATGGCTCCATATTGGACGATTATCCTAAGGTATCTGGTattatcaaatttgatttaCAAGCAGAACCAGACACTAAAAAGGAAAAGCTTGAAGTGGGGGGTAATGTCATCAACATCTTTGATCTCGGACCTGGGAGGTTCGGATCAGAGGTGATCTTTGTTCCCCGGCATCCTGATAATACatgtgaagaagatgatggCTACTTGATTTTCTTTGTCCATGACGAGAGCACCGG GAAGTCAGCAGTAAACGTAATTGATGCAAAAACAATGTCAGCCGATCCTGTTGCTGTAGTGGAACTTCCCAGAAGAGTCCCATATGGTTTCCATGCCTTCTTTGTAACTGAG GAACAACTTCAAGAACAGGCTTAG